A portion of the Clostridium gelidum genome contains these proteins:
- a CDS encoding L,D-transpeptidase family protein, whose amino-acid sequence MKRKNLLRSIFFIITIIFIFNICECPTKAESKVESNKNLAILVDLTEERLYLINKEKNIIVKKYSIASGKIETPSPIGTWKVIGMSKWSGGFGTRWIGLKVPWGTFGIHGTNKPGSIGSEASHGCIRMLNKDVEDLYEYVENGMIVAIYAGPYGPFEKGLVTLKPGDRGADVLELQRKMKEKGYYSGKLDGIYGEGMKQYVMKFKKDNDLIINHNIDYEFYEKLGIVIVD is encoded by the coding sequence GTGAAAAGAAAAAACCTTCTAAGAAGTATTTTTTTTATAATTACAATTATTTTTATATTTAATATATGTGAATGTCCAACAAAGGCAGAATCAAAAGTTGAATCCAATAAAAATCTTGCTATATTAGTAGATCTTACCGAAGAAAGACTCTATTTAATTAATAAGGAGAAAAATATAATTGTAAAAAAATATAGTATAGCAAGTGGTAAAATAGAAACACCGTCTCCAATAGGTACGTGGAAAGTGATTGGTATGTCTAAATGGAGTGGAGGATTTGGCACAAGATGGATTGGTTTAAAAGTTCCTTGGGGAACTTTTGGCATACACGGAACAAATAAACCAGGATCAATTGGTTCAGAAGCATCTCATGGTTGTATTAGAATGTTAAATAAAGATGTTGAGGATTTATATGAATATGTGGAGAATGGAATGATAGTAGCCATATATGCAGGACCGTATGGTCCATTTGAAAAGGGATTAGTAACTCTAAAACCAGGAGATAGAGGAGCAGATGTTTTAGAGTTACAAAGAAAAATGAAAGAAAAAGGATACTATTCAGGAAAATTAGATGGAATATATGGAGAGGGTATGAAACAGTATGTAATGAAATTTAAAAAAGATAATGATCTTATAATTAACCATAATATCGATTATGAATTTTATGAAAAACTTGGAATAGTAATAGTAGATTAA
- a CDS encoding response regulator transcription factor, with the protein MGNYKILIVEDEKQMSMFIEMELTHEGYEVETAYDGREGLEKVENNEYDLILLDIMIPSLNGIEVCRRIRQFSNVPIIMLTAKSDVPDKVLGLDVGANDYLTKPFAIEELLARIRVYTREKVLKNKRDEIKVKDIIMNNITHEVFRSGREIQLTKKEYDLLEMLLINKNIVLSREKLIEEVWGYDYVGDTNSVDVFIRYLRSKIDDGFENKLIITIRGVGYVIKDN; encoded by the coding sequence GTGGGAAATTATAAAATACTTATAGTAGAAGATGAAAAGCAAATGTCAATGTTTATTGAAATGGAGCTTACCCATGAAGGATACGAAGTTGAAACAGCATATGATGGAAGAGAAGGATTGGAAAAAGTAGAGAATAATGAGTATGATTTAATTCTTCTTGATATTATGATACCAAGTTTAAATGGAATTGAAGTTTGCAGAAGAATTAGGCAATTTTCGAATGTACCTATTATAATGCTAACTGCTAAAAGTGACGTTCCTGATAAAGTCTTAGGACTTGATGTTGGAGCAAATGATTATTTGACCAAACCCTTTGCAATAGAAGAATTGTTGGCAAGAATACGGGTATATACAAGAGAAAAAGTATTAAAAAATAAGCGTGATGAAATAAAAGTAAAGGATATTATTATGAATAACATAACACATGAGGTATTTCGATCTGGCAGGGAAATTCAACTTACCAAAAAAGAATATGATCTTCTTGAAATGCTATTAATTAATAAGAATATTGTACTTTCAAGAGAGAAATTAATTGAAGAGGTATGGGGTTATGATTATGTAGGAGATACAAATTCGGTAGATGTATTTATAAGATATTTACGAAGTAAAATTGATGATGGCTTTGAAAATAAGCTTATAATTACCATAAGAGGTGTAGGCTATGTTATTAAAGATAATTAA
- a CDS encoding sensor histidine kinase has protein sequence MLLKIINKVLKIIKSAKISIKLTILYAFMFSAVLLLLNASILYGVKYYLYNQANKQIEDIQTVILNNITSQNEQLDLSNKEIFLDVPSNQNIYIRIIQEDGKILNSSENFNYEIKEFKDRINTLEEKAKHLEEKDKDLLYKNVKFESKEYGIVYIQIVKNMENEYYFIEILFAFMAIADFIGMIASLILGYIVSTRMLKPIDYITKTAENISINNLKERIEGNSSDDELNRLVNTFNNMIDRLQGSFDRQVQFVSDASHELRTPIAVIQGYANLLDRWGKEDKEALQKSIYAIKLEATNMADLVEKLLFLARGDSGTQFIDKKEFYLNELINEVVSESKLIAPNQIISSNKNDTVSIIADYKMLKQMLRIFIDNSIKFTAEQNKIDISSEVQDTVVKITISDTGIGIPKDEIKNIFHRFYIVDKARSKEKGGTGLGLSIAKWIVDMHEGTIDVESEEGKGTKITVVLKLKV, from the coding sequence ATGTTATTAAAGATAATTAATAAGGTTTTAAAGATTATTAAAAGTGCAAAAATTTCTATAAAGCTAACAATATTATATGCGTTTATGTTCTCAGCAGTATTACTTCTGTTAAATGCTTCAATTTTATATGGTGTAAAGTATTACTTATATAATCAAGCAAATAAGCAAATTGAAGATATACAAACTGTAATATTAAATAACATTACATCACAAAACGAGCAGTTAGATTTATCAAATAAGGAAATCTTTTTAGATGTTCCATCTAATCAAAATATATACATAAGAATAATACAAGAAGATGGAAAAATATTAAATTCATCAGAAAATTTTAATTATGAAATTAAAGAGTTTAAGGATAGAATAAATACCTTAGAAGAAAAAGCAAAACATTTAGAGGAAAAAGATAAAGATTTATTATATAAAAATGTTAAATTTGAAAGCAAAGAATATGGCATTGTATATATTCAAATAGTAAAAAATATGGAGAATGAATATTATTTTATAGAAATATTATTTGCATTTATGGCTATAGCTGATTTTATAGGTATGATTGCATCTCTAATACTCGGGTATATAGTAAGCACGCGAATGTTAAAGCCTATTGATTATATAACTAAGACCGCTGAAAATATAAGCATTAATAACCTAAAAGAAAGAATAGAAGGAAACAGTTCTGATGATGAACTTAATAGACTTGTAAATACATTTAACAATATGATAGATAGACTTCAAGGATCATTTGATAGACAGGTTCAGTTCGTATCGGATGCATCTCATGAACTTAGAACTCCTATTGCAGTTATTCAAGGATATGCAAATCTATTAGATAGATGGGGAAAAGAAGATAAAGAAGCTTTGCAAAAATCTATTTATGCAATTAAACTAGAGGCTACTAATATGGCTGATTTAGTTGAAAAGTTATTGTTTCTTGCAAGGGGTGATAGTGGTACTCAATTTATAGATAAGAAAGAATTTTATCTAAATGAACTTATTAATGAGGTAGTATCAGAAAGCAAGCTAATAGCACCAAATCAAATAATATCAAGTAACAAAAATGATACTGTAAGTATAATTGCAGATTATAAAATGTTAAAACAAATGCTAAGGATATTTATTGATAACAGCATTAAATTTACAGCAGAACAAAATAAAATAGATATAAGTTCAGAAGTTCAAGATACAGTTGTAAAAATAACTATTAGTGATACTGGCATTGGGATACCTAAAGATGAAATTAAAAATATATTTCACAGATTTTACATTGTTGATAAAGCTAGGTCTAAAGAAAAAGGTGGCACAGGACTTGGTTTATCTATTGCTAAATGGATTGTTGATATGCATGAGGGAACTATAGATGTAGAAAGTGAAGAAGGGAAGGGCACAAAAATAACTGTTGTTTTAAAGTTAAAAGTATAA
- a CDS encoding class I SAM-dependent methyltransferase, with protein sequence MREKKEISFILQYIKKPRTVGAILPSSRYLANKMMENIDFKQAKCIIEYGPGTGVFTEKLLQNRDKSTIIMLFEYNQKFCSLLKDKFKHEENLFIINDSSENVDKYLIKHQIESVDYVVSGLPFASLPQQVSDEILKKTKSILKKDGKFITFQYTLLKVGFIKKYFRYIDLKREFRNMPPAYVLNCINCN encoded by the coding sequence ATGAGAGAAAAGAAAGAAATATCATTTATTTTACAGTATATAAAGAAACCAAGAACTGTAGGGGCTATATTACCAAGTTCAAGGTATCTTGCAAATAAAATGATGGAAAATATTGATTTTAAACAGGCTAAATGCATTATAGAGTATGGACCTGGAACTGGAGTATTTACAGAAAAGTTATTACAAAATAGAGATAAAAGTACAATAATTATGCTTTTCGAATATAATCAAAAGTTTTGCAGTTTACTAAAAGACAAGTTTAAACATGAAGAAAATTTATTTATTATAAATGATTCTTCTGAAAATGTTGATAAGTACCTAATAAAACATCAAATTGAAAGTGTAGACTATGTAGTATCCGGACTCCCTTTTGCAAGTTTGCCACAGCAAGTTTCTGATGAGATATTGAAAAAAACAAAAAGTATACTTAAAAAGGATGGGAAATTTATAACATTTCAATATACTTTATTGAAGGTAGGGTTTATAAAAAAATATTTTAGGTACATTGACCTTAAAAGAGAATTTAGGAACATGCCTCCAGCGTATGTACTAAATTGTATAAACTGTAATTAA
- a CDS encoding phosphatase PAP2 family protein, which translates to MISLLQNIDNSILLFIKNNMHGNIMDKAMVIITSLGNGGAIWIIIAALLMINKKYRKIGFMALCALILSTILGEGILKHVVQRIRPSADIPVINMLITKPLSYSFPSGHTASSFAVAGVMAKYFKKYAAGFLGLASLIAFSRLYLYVHYPTDVLAGIILGLICSGIIIYIFGKNCFLKNILLKG; encoded by the coding sequence ATGATATCTCTATTACAAAATATTGATAATTCCATTCTTTTATTTATAAAAAATAATATGCATGGGAATATAATGGATAAAGCCATGGTTATAATCACTTCCTTAGGCAATGGGGGAGCTATATGGATTATAATAGCTGCACTTTTAATGATTAATAAAAAATATAGAAAGATAGGATTTATGGCTTTATGTGCTTTAATCTTAAGTACAATTTTAGGAGAAGGAATATTAAAACATGTGGTTCAGCGTATAAGACCGTCAGCAGATATACCCGTAATTAACATGTTAATTACAAAACCATTATCTTATTCTTTTCCATCAGGGCATACTGCCTCTTCTTTTGCAGTTGCAGGAGTAATGGCAAAATATTTTAAAAAATATGCAGCTGGATTTTTAGGATTAGCATCTTTAATAGCTTTTTCAAGATTGTATTTATATGTGCATTATCCTACAGATGTATTAGCTGGGATCATTTTAGGGTTAATATGTAGTGGAATAATAATTTATATATTTGGTAAAAACTGTTTTTTGAAAAATATATTGCTGAAGGGGTAG
- a CDS encoding phosphatase PAP2 family protein, which produces MNMELFGFINNLANKNGVLDGIMIFFSNYVPYVFMAVIVIVFILGIKQKRFEYRKIAFSTVVITIINLIINLLIRSIFHVDRPFIHNKVNLLVPHDTASSFPSNHATGTMSIALGLGKYNRILEIIMTILSIIVGFSRVYVGNHYPADVIGAYVIVFVTSYIYNLKLRSKVEKLYEIVENKMATRLGLKSLYN; this is translated from the coding sequence ATGAATATGGAACTTTTTGGATTTATAAATAACTTAGCAAATAAAAATGGAGTTTTGGACGGAATAATGATTTTCTTTTCTAACTATGTGCCTTATGTATTTATGGCAGTTATTGTAATAGTGTTTATTTTAGGAATTAAACAAAAAAGATTTGAATATAGAAAAATTGCTTTTAGTACTGTTGTTATAACAATTATAAATTTAATAATAAATTTATTAATTAGAAGTATATTTCATGTAGACAGGCCTTTTATTCATAATAAGGTAAATTTATTAGTGCCTCATGATACAGCTTCATCATTTCCAAGTAACCATGCTACAGGAACAATGAGTATAGCTTTAGGACTCGGAAAATACAATAGAATACTTGAAATTATAATGACAATACTGTCAATAATTGTAGGCTTTTCAAGGGTGTATGTTGGAAATCATTATCCTGCAGATGTTATTGGGGCATATGTAATTGTTTTTGTAACAAGTTATATTTACAATTTAAAATTAAGAAGTAAAGTTGAAAAATTATATGAAATAGTTGAAAATAAAATGGCAACAAGATTAGGGTTAAAATCATTATATAACTAA
- a CDS encoding DUF1003 domain-containing protein has product MEDNGTKYNSKEELVREILEKDKDLKDSNIDEELIHELISGKVSKNINNTHDEHSTLGQRTADKIAIFGGSWTFIISFGVVLVTWIIINAVILRSKAFDPYPFVFLNLILSCLAAIQAPIIMMSQNRQTEKDRLTAANDYLINLKSEIIVEDLHKKIDVLMEQQEENKRTQELLLKTIKELKN; this is encoded by the coding sequence ATGGAAGACAATGGTACAAAATACAATAGTAAAGAAGAGTTAGTGCGAGAAATATTAGAAAAGGATAAGGACTTAAAAGATAGTAATATTGATGAAGAATTAATCCATGAACTTATTAGTGGCAAGGTTTCAAAGAATATAAACAATACACATGATGAACACTCAACACTTGGACAAAGAACTGCTGACAAAATAGCTATATTTGGTGGGAGTTGGACATTTATAATAAGTTTTGGTGTTGTATTAGTAACTTGGATTATAATAAATGCTGTTATTCTAAGGAGTAAAGCATTTGATCCATATCCATTTGTATTTTTAAATCTAATATTATCTTGCCTTGCAGCTATACAAGCTCCAATAATCATGATGTCACAAAACCGTCAAACAGAAAAAGATAGATTAACTGCTGCAAATGATTATCTTATTAATTTGAAATCTGAAATAATAGTAGAAGATTTGCATAAAAAAATTGATGTTTTAATGGAACAACAAGAAGAAAATAAAAGAACTCAAGAATTATTATTAAAAACAATTAAAGAATTAAAGAATTAA
- a CDS encoding IS3 family transposase (programmed frameshift) produces the protein MSNKLFTKEEIELISRNKYVKNVSERSITYTDEFRRIFISEYEKGKFPRKIFEESDFVISILEIGRIESISKKWRAAYKENGIHGLDDTRKGKAGRPRDKELSIDEKYERLKVQTTLLKAENELLKKLDFDRKESDKTKIGSLTKENFILIKSVIKKYKLKNMTSYLCTLAGVSRSGYYNYFSAKSECLRSKRNDNDLEVKDIILKAFNFKKHKKGARQIKMVLKSQYGVVYNLKRIRRLMKKYDIVCPYRKANPYRRMVKATKEHKVLPNVLNRNFKQNTPGKVLLTDITYLFYKNKSKKAYLSTIKDASTNEIMAYNVSDSLTLDIVIDTITNLKKSKSVKFHPEAFIHSDQGSHYTSPKFQKLVKECGFGQSMSRRGNCWDNAPQESFFGHFKDEVNIKQCQTLEDLKNEIDQYMIYYNNYRYQWNLKRMTPVEYRNHLIDSTQYF, from the exons ATGAGTAATAAGTTATTTACAAAAGAAGAAATAGAATTGATATCTAGAAATAAATATGTAAAAAATGTTAGTGAAAGATCAATTACATATACAGATGAATTCAGACGAATTTTTATATCAGAATACGAAAAAGGAAAGTTTCCACGAAAGATATTTGAAGAATCTGATTTCGTGATAAGTATCTTAGAGATTGGACGAATTGAATCGATAAGTAAAAAATGGCGTGCTGCCTATAAGGAAAACGGTATACATGGTTTAGATGATACAAGAAAAGGCAAAGCTGGGCGACCTCGTGATAAGGAACTTTCTATAGACGAAAAATATGAACGTCTTAAAGTACAAACTACTCTACTGAAAGCTGAGAATGAATTATTAAAAAAACTCGATT TTGATAGAAAGGAGAGTGATAAAACGAAAATAGGTTCATTAACAAAAGAAAATTTCATTCTTATTAAATCAGTAATTAAAAAATATAAATTAAAGAATATGACAAGCTATTTATGCACATTAGCTGGTGTATCACGTTCTGGATATTATAATTATTTTTCAGCAAAATCCGAATGCTTGCGCAGCAAGCGCAACGATAATGATTTGGAAGTTAAAGATATAATTTTAAAGGCATTCAACTTCAAAAAACATAAAAAAGGTGCAAGACAAATAAAGATGGTATTGAAATCTCAATATGGAGTTGTATATAATCTAAAACGTATTCGCAGACTTATGAAAAAATATGACATAGTTTGTCCTTATAGAAAAGCAAATCCATATAGACGAATGGTAAAAGCAACTAAAGAACATAAAGTCTTACCTAATGTGCTTAATAGGAATTTCAAACAGAATACCCCTGGCAAAGTATTGCTTACGGATATTACCTATTTGTTCTATAAAAATAAAAGCAAAAAGGCTTATTTGTCGACCATTAAAGATGCATCAACTAATGAAATAATGGCTTATAATGTATCTGATAGTCTCACATTAGATATAGTTATCGATACTATCACCAATCTTAAGAAATCAAAAAGTGTAAAATTTCATCCTGAAGCTTTCATTCATTCAGATCAAGGATCACACTACACAAGTCCTAAATTTCAGAAGTTAGTAAAAGAATGTGGGTTTGGTCAATCTATGTCTAGACGAGGAAACTGTTGGGACAACGCCCCGCAGGAATCATTCTTTGGGCATTTCAAAGATGAAGTAAACATAAAACAATGCCAAACATTAGAAGACCTAAAAAATGAGATAGACCAGTACATGATTTATTATAACAACTATAGATATCAATGGAATTTAAAAAGGATGACTCCTGTTGAATACAGAAATCATCTCATTGATTCTACACAGTATTTTTAA
- the kdpA gene encoding potassium-transporting ATPase subunit KdpA, whose amino-acid sequence MKWLSLVIIIGLFVLISIYVGKYMYNILFKTKSFVDPVMDKVDNAIYKVAGIEDKEMNWKEYIKALLTTNIVMIVVIFILLMVQQFIVGATNPSLNMNYHTAFNTAISFMTNTNLQDYTGEVNLTNLSQMIVIIFMMFTSAATGFAASGAFIKGITGHELGNFYKDLIRIITRLLLPVSIIVSIIMIWQGVPQTFQAHKIVQTLEGGTQTLAYGPVAALESIKHLGTNGGGFFGANSAHPFENPTPFTNILEILLMMFTPGAYFYVFGKATKNKKQGVALFSAALILFLAVIPIMYHFEALGNPVMNKIGITNILGNMEGKEVRFGMFDSSLFSVVTTAFTTGSVNNMHDSLTPIGGAITMWNMMLNVVFGGKGVGFMNLIIYAMLAVFICGLMVGRTPEFLRRKIEGKEMKIMAAVILIHPILILLPTALAAATGQASLSGYHGLSQILYQFTTSAANNGSGFEGLADTTVFWNVSTGIVMFLGRYVSMILLLALAASMKEKRLVAEGAVSFRTDTSLFVGVLIAVILIIGALTFLPVLVLGPGAEFLTIS is encoded by the coding sequence ATGAAATGGCTATCTTTAGTTATAATCATAGGATTATTTGTATTAATATCAATTTATGTTGGTAAATACATGTACAATATTTTATTTAAAACAAAGTCATTTGTAGACCCGGTTATGGACAAAGTGGATAATGCTATATACAAAGTAGCAGGGATAGAAGACAAAGAAATGAATTGGAAAGAGTATATAAAGGCATTACTTACAACTAATATTGTAATGATAGTTGTAATTTTTATATTACTTATGGTTCAACAATTTATAGTAGGAGCAACAAATCCTAGTCTTAATATGAATTATCATACAGCATTTAATACAGCTATAAGCTTTATGACTAATACTAATTTACAAGACTATACGGGGGAAGTCAATCTAACTAATCTTTCTCAAATGATTGTAATTATATTTATGATGTTTACATCTGCTGCAACAGGATTTGCTGCAAGTGGGGCATTTATTAAAGGAATTACAGGCCATGAGCTCGGTAATTTTTATAAGGATTTAATAAGAATAATAACTAGATTATTGTTACCTGTATCAATAATTGTATCAATAATTATGATATGGCAAGGAGTGCCACAAACTTTTCAAGCTCATAAAATTGTACAAACTTTGGAGGGTGGTACACAAACTTTAGCGTATGGACCAGTTGCAGCATTAGAAAGTATTAAACATTTAGGAACAAATGGTGGTGGCTTCTTTGGTGCTAATTCAGCACATCCATTTGAAAATCCAACTCCATTTACTAATATATTAGAAATTTTACTAATGATGTTTACTCCAGGTGCATACTTTTATGTATTTGGAAAAGCAACTAAAAACAAAAAGCAAGGTGTTGCATTATTTTCAGCAGCATTAATTTTATTCTTGGCAGTTATTCCAATAATGTATCATTTTGAAGCGTTAGGTAACCCTGTTATGAATAAGATTGGGATAACTAATATTTTAGGAAACATGGAAGGTAAAGAAGTACGATTTGGAATGTTTGATTCATCTTTATTTTCAGTGGTTACTACAGCATTTACAACAGGATCTGTAAACAACATGCATGATTCATTAACACCAATAGGTGGAGCAATTACTATGTGGAACATGATGCTTAATGTGGTTTTTGGTGGAAAAGGTGTAGGTTTCATGAATTTGATTATATATGCAATGTTAGCAGTATTCATTTGTGGACTCATGGTAGGTAGAACTCCAGAGTTTTTGAGAAGAAAAATAGAAGGAAAAGAAATGAAAATAATGGCAGCTGTAATTTTAATCCATCCAATATTAATACTACTTCCAACGGCATTAGCAGCAGCAACAGGACAAGCATCCTTAAGTGGATATCATGGATTATCGCAGATTCTATATCAATTTACTACTTCTGCAGCAAACAATGGATCAGGATTTGAAGGGCTAGCAGATACAACAGTATTTTGGAATGTATCAACTGGTATAGTAATGTTTTTAGGTAGATATGTGTCTATGATATTGTTATTAGCTTTAGCAGCATCAATGAAAGAGAAGAGATTAGTGGCGGAAGGTGCAGTATCATTTAGAACAGATACGTCTTTATTTGTAGGAGTGTTAATAGCAGTAATTCTAATAATTGGAGCATTAACATTTTTACCAGTACTAGTACTTGGACCTGGTGCAGAGTTCTTGACAATATCTTGA
- the kdpB gene encoding potassium-transporting ATPase subunit KdpB — protein MKSSKKTFITNKMLKSAIRDSFKKLNPKDMIKNPVMFVAYIGMIITAILTFFPQIVGENGRIYNGIVTVILFATIVFANFAEAIAEGRGKAQADTLKSTKKDTKAKLLKPDGSYTIVSASELRKGSLVLVEAGDMIPNDGEVIEGLASVNESAITGESAPVIKESGGDFSCVTGGTTVVSDWIKVEITSEPGESFLDKMISLVEGASRKKTPNEIALSTLLIALTVIFLVVIISLYPIANFVGVKLEVSTLVALLVCLIPTTIGGLLSSIGIAGMDRVTRFNVIAMSGKAVEACGDVDVMILDKTGTITFGNRLAADFIPVEGILKDEMIKYSLITSIKDTTPEGKSTIDLGQKLGFQIDEKEYAEDEFLEFTAQTKSSGVNLKNGEKIRKGANSAIIEFVKNNGGSIPNDLKEKVDGISKLGGTPLVVAKDDKIYGVIYLKDTVKPGLAERFVKLREMGIKTIMCTGDNPLTAATIASEAGVDEYIAECTPEDKIEAIKKEQDLGKIVAMTGDGTNDAPALAQANVGIAMNSGTIAAKEAANMVDLDSDPTKILDVVGIGKQLLITRGALTTFSIANDVAKYFAIIPAMFMIAIPQMQILNVMRLSSSKSAIISALIFNAIIIPLLIPIALKGVKYVPMKPEKILKRNLSIYGLGGVLVPFIGIKIIDIIITPLLALLGM, from the coding sequence ATGAAAAGCAGTAAAAAGACTTTTATTACAAATAAAATGCTTAAAAGTGCTATAAGAGATTCTTTTAAAAAGTTAAATCCAAAGGATATGATTAAGAATCCAGTAATGTTTGTAGCATATATAGGTATGATAATTACAGCAATTTTAACATTCTTTCCTCAAATAGTAGGGGAAAATGGAAGAATATATAATGGTATAGTTACAGTAATTCTATTTGCAACAATAGTGTTTGCTAATTTTGCAGAAGCTATTGCTGAAGGTAGAGGTAAAGCACAAGCTGATACTTTGAAGTCAACTAAAAAGGATACAAAGGCAAAGCTTTTAAAGCCGGATGGGAGCTACACTATAGTAAGTGCATCTGAACTTAGAAAAGGAAGTTTAGTTTTAGTTGAAGCAGGGGACATGATACCTAATGATGGTGAAGTTATTGAAGGACTCGCATCAGTCAATGAGTCAGCAATAACTGGTGAATCAGCACCAGTTATTAAAGAATCGGGTGGGGATTTTTCATGTGTTACTGGAGGTACTACAGTAGTATCGGATTGGATTAAGGTAGAAATAACATCAGAACCAGGAGAGTCATTTTTGGATAAGATGATTTCACTTGTTGAAGGTGCTTCAAGGAAGAAAACTCCAAATGAAATAGCACTTTCAACCTTGCTTATAGCTCTTACAGTAATATTTTTAGTAGTAATTATATCCTTATATCCAATAGCAAATTTTGTAGGCGTAAAACTTGAAGTTTCAACCTTAGTTGCGTTATTGGTTTGTTTAATACCTACTACAATAGGAGGATTATTATCTTCAATAGGAATAGCAGGTATGGATAGAGTTACAAGATTTAATGTTATAGCAATGAGCGGTAAAGCAGTAGAGGCTTGCGGTGATGTTGATGTAATGATATTAGATAAGACTGGAACTATTACATTTGGTAATAGACTCGCAGCTGATTTTATACCAGTTGAAGGCATATTAAAGGATGAAATGATAAAATATTCCCTTATAACATCTATTAAAGATACAACTCCAGAAGGAAAATCAACAATAGATCTTGGACAAAAGCTAGGCTTTCAAATAGATGAAAAAGAATATGCAGAGGATGAGTTTCTAGAATTCACAGCTCAAACAAAAAGTAGTGGAGTGAATCTTAAAAATGGAGAGAAGATTAGAAAAGGTGCTAATTCAGCAATTATAGAATTTGTCAAAAATAATGGTGGTAGTATTCCTAATGATTTAAAAGAAAAAGTAGATGGGATATCTAAATTAGGTGGAACTCCGCTAGTCGTAGCTAAAGATGATAAAATTTATGGAGTAATCTATTTAAAAGATACAGTAAAACCAGGACTTGCAGAAAGATTTGTTAAACTTAGAGAAATGGGAATAAAAACTATAATGTGTACAGGCGATAATCCATTAACAGCAGCTACAATTGCTAGTGAAGCTGGGGTAGATGAATATATAGCGGAATGTACACCAGAAGATAAGATTGAAGCAATTAAGAAAGAACAAGATCTGGGCAAAATTGTTGCAATGACTGGTGATGGAACAAATGATGCTCCAGCACTTGCACAAGCAAATGTTGGAATTGCAATGAATTCAGGAACTATAGCAGCAAAGGAAGCTGCAAATATGGTTGATTTAGATTCAGATCCAACTAAGATATTAGATGTAGTTGGAATAGGTAAACAACTTTTAATAACTAGAGGTGCTCTTACAACTTTTTCAATTGCTAATGATGTAGCTAAATATTTCGCTATAATACCTGCTATGTTTATGATAGCAATTCCACAAATGCAAATATTAAATGTTATGAGATTATCTAGCTCAAAATCAGCAATAATATCAGCATTAATATTTAATGCAATAATAATTCCACTTTTAATTCCAATAGCATTAAAGGGTGTTAAGTATGTCCCTATGAAACCAGAAAAAATATTAAAGAGGAATTTAAGTATATATGGTCTTGGTGGAGTGCTAGTGCCGTTCATTGGTATTAAGATAATAGATATAATAATAACACCATTATTAGCCTTATTAGGTATGTAG